A single window of Ferrimonas balearica DSM 9799 DNA harbors:
- the serA gene encoding phosphoglycerate dehydrogenase, with protein sequence MDQLSFDKNKLKVLLLEGVHPQAEKVFAEAGYTQVESLKGSLSEAELIEKIRDVHFVGIRSRTQLSETVLNAAEKLVAIGCFCIGTNQVSLSTAELAGIPVFNAPFSNTRSVAELVLGEILLLLRGIPEKNALAHRGTWLKSASNSYEARGKVLGIIGYGHIGTQLGVLAEGLGMRVKFYDIENKLPLGNAYQVGSLTALLNEADVVSLHVPETVATKNLMSERELAAMKPGSILINASRGTVVEIDALCHSLRSGHLAGAAIDVFPVEPKSNDDPFVSPLTEFDNVILTPHVGGSTQEAQANIGLEVASKLVKYSDNGSTLSAVNFPEVSLPGHSGTSRLLHVHRNQPGILIQINQAFAEKGINISAQYLQTTPEIGYVVMDVDTNQADQALEQMKNIPGTIRARLLH encoded by the coding sequence ATGGATCAGCTGTCATTCGATAAGAACAAGCTCAAGGTATTGTTGCTTGAGGGGGTACACCCGCAGGCGGAGAAAGTGTTTGCCGAGGCCGGCTACACCCAGGTGGAGTCGCTGAAAGGTTCGCTGTCCGAAGCCGAGCTGATCGAAAAGATCCGCGATGTTCACTTTGTTGGCATCCGTTCCCGTACCCAGTTGAGCGAAACCGTACTGAATGCCGCCGAAAAGCTAGTGGCCATCGGCTGCTTCTGCATCGGCACCAATCAGGTCAGCCTCAGTACCGCCGAACTGGCGGGCATTCCGGTCTTTAACGCGCCGTTCTCCAACACCCGCTCGGTGGCCGAACTGGTGCTGGGCGAAATCCTGCTGCTGCTGCGCGGCATTCCGGAGAAAAACGCTCTGGCTCACCGTGGCACCTGGCTGAAATCCGCCTCCAACAGCTACGAAGCCCGGGGCAAAGTACTGGGCATCATCGGCTACGGCCATATTGGCACCCAACTGGGTGTGCTGGCCGAAGGGCTGGGGATGCGGGTGAAGTTCTACGACATTGAGAACAAGCTGCCGCTGGGCAACGCCTACCAGGTGGGCAGCCTGACCGCGCTGCTGAATGAGGCCGATGTGGTCAGCCTGCATGTGCCGGAAACCGTTGCCACCAAGAACCTGATGAGTGAGCGCGAGCTGGCCGCCATGAAGCCTGGCAGCATCCTGATCAACGCCTCCCGCGGTACCGTGGTGGAGATTGATGCCCTGTGCCACAGCCTGCGCAGCGGCCATCTTGCCGGCGCCGCCATCGACGTATTCCCGGTGGAACCCAAATCCAATGACGATCCCTTTGTCAGCCCGCTGACCGAGTTCGACAACGTCATCCTGACTCCGCACGTGGGGGGCTCCACTCAGGAGGCCCAGGCCAACATCGGCCTCGAAGTGGCCTCCAAGCTGGTGAAATACTCCGACAACGGCTCCACCCTGTCGGCGGTGAACTTCCCGGAAGTGTCCCTGCCCGGCCACTCCGGCACCTCACGCCTGCTGCACGTGCACCGCAACCAGCCCGGCATCCTTATCCAGATTAACCAAGCGTTTGCCGAGAAGGGGATCAACATCTCCGCCCAGTACCTGCAAACCACCCCCGAGATCGGTTACGTGGTGATGGATGTGGACACCAACCAGGCCGACCAGGCGCTGGAGCAGATGAAAAAC
- a CDS encoding glutathione peroxidase — MKPLLPLLLLASASVSAAQCPAWLDTEKRRLHSKESVNLCELTANKAVLLVNTASHCGFTPQFKELEALHQQYGADGLVVIGMPSDDFFQEADDEAETAEVCYRNYGVSFTMLTPAAVRGSDADPIFAELARQGGAPKWNFYKYLVDQDGKLVDYWSPKTDPSDPEITGAIESLLNGS, encoded by the coding sequence ATGAAACCGCTACTCCCTCTCCTGCTGCTGGCCAGTGCCAGCGTCTCTGCTGCCCAGTGTCCGGCCTGGCTCGACACCGAAAAGCGCCGCCTGCACTCCAAAGAGAGTGTGAACCTGTGCGAACTGACCGCCAACAAGGCGGTACTGCTGGTCAATACCGCCAGCCACTGTGGCTTCACCCCCCAGTTCAAAGAGCTTGAGGCCCTGCACCAACAGTACGGTGCGGATGGCCTGGTGGTGATTGGTATGCCCTCTGACGACTTCTTCCAGGAAGCGGATGACGAAGCGGAAACCGCCGAAGTCTGTTACCGCAACTACGGCGTCAGCTTCACCATGCTGACCCCGGCAGCGGTTCGTGGCTCCGACGCCGACCCCATCTTTGCCGAACTGGCCCGCCAGGGCGGCGCACCGAAGTGGAATTTCTACAAATACCTGGTGGATCAGGACGGCAAACTGGTGGACTACTGGTCCCCGAAAACCGACCCGAGCGATCCGGAGATCACCGGGGCCATTGAGTCGTTGCTGAACGGCTCCTGA
- a CDS encoding YgjV family protein, translating to MEMATVWEWVGYAASIVVAYSLMMSDIKKLRWWNLVGAALFVAYGLAISAYPVALVNGFIVFIDAYYLVKIYQHEASQV from the coding sequence ATGGAGATGGCAACGGTTTGGGAGTGGGTAGGGTACGCGGCATCCATTGTGGTGGCCTACTCCCTGATGATGTCCGACATCAAGAAACTGCGTTGGTGGAACCTGGTGGGCGCGGCGCTGTTTGTCGCTTATGGCCTGGCCATCAGTGCCTACCCGGTTGCGCTGGTAAACGGCTTTATTGTGTTCATTGATGCTTACTATCTGGTGAAGATCTACCAGCACGAAGCCAGTCAGGTCTAG
- a CDS encoding esterase/lipase family protein produces MADKVILLHGLYMHELVMWPLARRLNRLGWQTECLSYNSVSIDTEALFHRLDQARPEGPAYLVGHSLGGVLLHRYAQSRALPQGSRVVTLGSPLQGALLADRLARWHIAGVIGNAGHNGLFSDGPRRWENPARLGSLAGNAGFGFGQLLGGMPPDTEHDGTVLLPETRIEGMSDHVVLPVTHTSMLLSEPVARQTNHFLRHGAFVHDA; encoded by the coding sequence ATGGCGGATAAGGTGATTCTGCTGCATGGGTTGTACATGCACGAGCTGGTGATGTGGCCGCTGGCCCGGCGCCTGAACCGGCTCGGCTGGCAGACCGAGTGCCTCAGCTACAACAGCGTCAGCATCGATACCGAGGCCCTGTTCCACCGTCTCGACCAGGCCCGGCCCGAGGGTCCGGCCTATCTGGTTGGCCATAGCCTTGGCGGCGTATTGCTCCACCGCTACGCCCAGAGCCGCGCCCTGCCGCAAGGCAGCCGGGTGGTCACACTGGGCAGCCCGCTGCAGGGCGCCCTACTGGCGGATCGCCTGGCCCGCTGGCACATCGCCGGAGTGATCGGCAACGCCGGTCACAACGGTCTGTTCTCCGATGGCCCCCGCCGCTGGGAAAACCCGGCGCGGCTGGGCAGCCTGGCCGGCAATGCCGGCTTTGGTTTTGGCCAGCTGCTGGGGGGCATGCCCCCCGATACCGAACACGATGGCACCGTGCTGCTGCCGGAAACCCGTATCGAAGGGATGAGCGATCATGTGGTGCTGCCGGTGACGCACACCAGCATGCTGCTGTCAGAACCGGTGGCGCGCCAGACCAACCACTTCCTCCGTCACGGCGCCTTTGTTCACGACGCCTGA
- a CDS encoding aromatic amino acid transport family protein yields the protein MTRSKLIGATLIVAGTSIGAGMLALPISTAAIGFWPALALMTAVWALSGYCALLVMEVNLKVGSDVNLHGMTGQVLGPMAQGIGAFAMLALLYALTAAYLTGGASLLSLKLAPWLTLPPAVATAIFTVLVGGVVLLGMASVDRLVRVLFGLKMVALVAVLLTLLPQAEGANLMVNLAKAAQDGGVWVAALPVMITSFGFHVCIPPLVRYLDGDVKTLRTALLVGSALPLACYSLWLLAALGPLSPSEQSALGQGDALAGLVKALSPESGWLGQVLTAFADLALLTSFLGVTLSLFDYLAELCRRDRTVSGRGQTWLLTFLPPLALAIYLPEGFVAVLGFAALPLVVLMVLLPVAMAHRLRGQSEGYQVAGGRPALALALVGGLTVMGAQLATAM from the coding sequence ATGACACGCAGTAAATTGATTGGTGCCACCCTCATTGTGGCGGGAACTTCTATTGGGGCAGGCATGCTGGCCCTGCCCATCTCCACCGCCGCCATTGGCTTCTGGCCCGCACTGGCCCTGATGACCGCCGTTTGGGCGCTGTCCGGCTACTGCGCCCTGCTGGTGATGGAAGTGAATCTGAAAGTGGGTTCGGACGTGAACCTGCACGGCATGACCGGCCAGGTGCTGGGGCCAATGGCCCAGGGCATCGGTGCCTTTGCCATGCTGGCCCTGTTGTACGCCCTGACGGCGGCCTACCTGACCGGTGGCGCTTCGCTCCTCAGCCTGAAACTGGCTCCCTGGCTCACTCTGCCTCCGGCGGTGGCCACCGCCATCTTTACCGTGCTGGTGGGGGGCGTAGTGCTGTTGGGCATGGCGTCAGTAGACCGGCTGGTGCGGGTGCTGTTCGGCCTGAAAATGGTCGCGCTGGTGGCCGTACTGCTGACCCTGCTGCCCCAGGCCGAGGGCGCCAACCTGATGGTGAACCTGGCCAAAGCCGCTCAGGATGGCGGTGTTTGGGTGGCAGCGCTTCCGGTGATGATCACCTCGTTCGGTTTCCACGTCTGCATCCCGCCGCTGGTGCGCTACCTCGATGGCGACGTGAAAACCCTGCGCACCGCGCTGCTGGTGGGGTCCGCCCTGCCGCTGGCCTGCTACAGCCTGTGGCTGCTGGCCGCTTTGGGCCCGCTGAGCCCCTCCGAGCAAAGTGCGCTGGGTCAGGGCGATGCGCTGGCTGGCCTGGTTAAGGCGCTAAGCCCGGAGTCCGGCTGGCTGGGCCAGGTGCTGACCGCCTTTGCTGACCTCGCTCTGCTGACCTCCTTCCTCGGCGTCACCCTGAGCCTGTTCGACTACCTGGCGGAGCTGTGCCGTCGCGACCGCACCGTATCCGGCCGCGGCCAGACCTGGCTGCTGACCTTCCTGCCACCGCTGGCTCTGGCCATCTACCTGCCGGAGGGGTTTGTCGCGGTGTTGGGGTTTGCTGCACTGCCGCTGGTGGTGCTGATGGTGCTGCTGCCGGTGGCCATGGCCCATCGTCTGCGCGGCCAGAGTGAGGGGTACCAGGTGGCCGGTGGTCGTCCGGCGCTGGCGTTGGCGCTGGTGGGTGGACTGACCGTTATGGGCGCCCAGCTGGCCACAGCAATGTAA
- a CDS encoding TetR/AcrR family transcriptional regulator, whose translation MSKREQILDTALTLFVEQGIAATATAQIAKVAGVATGTLFHHFPSKAELVAALYRRVKQQLADAMAAAPPQGPLEHQAQQYWQRGLAWAQAQPRALQFLQLAGLQGMEDRALRHQTMSELLPFIPALLQRGQAEGVLRPIPADLALEQCHSQFMSAAAFFIAEPDKADNPSYQDAAFGLFWRSLAY comes from the coding sequence ATGAGCAAACGCGAGCAGATCCTCGACACCGCGCTGACCCTGTTTGTGGAACAGGGCATCGCCGCCACCGCCACCGCCCAGATCGCCAAGGTGGCGGGGGTGGCCACCGGCACGCTGTTCCACCACTTCCCCAGCAAAGCGGAGTTGGTGGCGGCGCTCTACCGCCGGGTCAAACAGCAACTGGCCGACGCCATGGCCGCGGCGCCACCGCAAGGCCCGCTGGAACACCAGGCCCAGCAGTACTGGCAACGGGGGCTGGCCTGGGCCCAGGCTCAGCCCCGGGCCCTGCAGTTTCTCCAGTTGGCGGGACTGCAGGGCATGGAGGATCGCGCTCTGCGCCACCAGACCATGAGTGAACTGCTGCCCTTTATCCCGGCCCTGCTGCAGCGGGGTCAGGCCGAGGGGGTGCTGCGCCCGATCCCGGCCGATCTGGCACTGGAGCAGTGCCACAGCCAGTTTATGAGTGCGGCGGCCTTTTTCATCGCCGAGCCGGACAAGGCCGACAACCCCAGCTACCAGGACGCCGCCTTCGGTCTGTTCTGGCGCAGCCTGGCTTATTAA
- a CDS encoding Hsp20 family protein, translating into MRTIDLTPLYKSAIGFDRFAKVMDEAMRAEQGGFPPYNIELVEQDKYRITMAVAGFSQDELDIEVEGDTLRIEGTKAKGDAPRQFLHQGIAERNFKRRFRLADHVKVVGADLQNGLLHVELEREIPEALKPRKISIGDSAPKVIEAKAS; encoded by the coding sequence ATGCGTACTATCGATCTGACCCCCCTGTACAAATCCGCCATCGGTTTTGACCGTTTCGCCAAGGTGATGGACGAAGCGATGCGTGCCGAACAAGGAGGCTTCCCTCCCTATAACATCGAACTGGTGGAACAGGACAAATACCGAATCACCATGGCCGTAGCCGGTTTCAGCCAAGATGAGCTGGACATTGAAGTGGAGGGTGACACCCTGCGCATCGAAGGCACCAAGGCCAAGGGCGATGCCCCGCGCCAATTCCTGCATCAGGGCATTGCCGAGCGCAACTTTAAGCGCCGCTTCCGACTGGCCGACCACGTCAAAGTGGTGGGCGCTGACCTGCAAAACGGTCTGCTCCACGTTGAGCTGGAGCGCGAGATCCCGGAAGCCCTCAAGCCGCGCAAGATCAGCATCGGCGACAGCGCGCCGAAGGTGATTGAAGCCAAAGCGTCATAA
- a CDS encoding coniferyl aldehyde dehydrogenase — MKALLTRQREAYRAEPMPSLEQRKAKLELLKAALLNHKDALCDALSQDFGHRAQYDTLLSDIMPCVGNIDYTLKRLGGWMKPSKRSPGLLLSPASVTVHYQPLGVVGILVPWNFPVMLSIGPLITVLAAGNRAMIKLSEFTPATNKAIRALLADAFDEDEVAVVEGEADAAAAFSALPFDHLLFTGSTAVGKHVMRAAADNLTPVTLELGGKSPTIIGPDMAIDTAVERMIWGKCLNAGQICTSPDYVLLPRAKVDEFVSAYCTRFARFYPKGLASQDYTSVVNARQYQRLVETLDDAVAKGAQALPATESYRDDDGHRLATVMLTGVTDEMRVMQEEIFGPLLPLVPYDSIDEALDYIQDRPRPLALYLMSFDEALQQRVLEQTHAGGVSINDTVLHVAAEDAPFGGIGPSGMGHYHGHEGFLTFSKAKTVLKRGKFNSAKFVHPPYGNAIHKLMLGFFLRK; from the coding sequence ATGAAGGCCCTGCTGACCCGCCAGCGCGAAGCCTATCGGGCTGAACCCATGCCCTCGCTGGAGCAGCGCAAAGCCAAGCTGGAACTGCTTAAGGCCGCCCTGCTGAACCACAAAGACGCCCTCTGCGATGCCCTCAGCCAGGATTTTGGCCACCGTGCCCAGTACGACACCCTGCTGTCCGACATCATGCCCTGCGTCGGCAACATCGATTACACACTGAAGCGCCTGGGCGGCTGGATGAAGCCCTCCAAGCGCAGCCCCGGACTGCTGCTCAGCCCTGCCAGCGTGACCGTGCACTACCAGCCGCTGGGCGTGGTTGGCATCCTGGTGCCCTGGAACTTCCCGGTGATGCTCTCCATCGGCCCGCTGATCACCGTGCTGGCCGCCGGCAACCGGGCGATGATCAAACTGTCCGAATTTACCCCGGCCACCAATAAGGCGATCCGTGCCCTGCTGGCGGACGCGTTTGATGAAGACGAAGTCGCCGTGGTGGAAGGGGAAGCGGATGCCGCCGCGGCCTTCAGTGCCCTGCCGTTCGACCACCTGCTGTTTACCGGTTCCACCGCCGTCGGTAAGCACGTCATGCGCGCTGCCGCTGACAACCTCACCCCGGTGACTCTGGAGCTGGGCGGTAAATCCCCCACCATCATCGGCCCGGATATGGCGATCGACACTGCGGTGGAGCGGATGATCTGGGGCAAATGCCTCAACGCTGGCCAGATCTGCACCTCTCCGGATTACGTGCTGCTGCCCCGGGCCAAAGTGGACGAGTTTGTCAGCGCCTACTGCACCCGTTTCGCCCGCTTCTATCCCAAGGGCCTGGCCAGCCAGGATTACACCTCGGTGGTCAACGCCCGTCAGTACCAGCGTCTGGTGGAGACCCTCGACGATGCCGTGGCCAAGGGCGCCCAGGCCCTGCCCGCCACCGAGTCCTACCGTGACGACGACGGCCACCGCCTGGCCACCGTGATGCTGACCGGCGTCACCGACGAAATGCGGGTGATGCAGGAGGAGATCTTTGGCCCGCTGCTGCCGCTGGTGCCCTATGACAGCATCGACGAGGCTCTGGACTACATCCAGGATCGGCCCCGTCCGCTGGCGCTCTACCTGATGAGCTTTGACGAAGCCCTGCAGCAGCGGGTGCTGGAGCAGACCCACGCCGGTGGCGTCAGCATTAACGACACGGTGCTGCATGTGGCCGCCGAGGATGCGCCCTTTGGCGGTATTGGTCCCTCCGGCATGGGCCACTACCACGGCCATGAAGGGTTCCTCACCTTCAGCAAAGCGAAGACCGTGCTGAAGCGGGGCAAATTCAACAGCGCCAAGTTTGTCCACCCGCCCTACGGCAACGCCATCCATAAGCTGATGCTCGGCTTCTTCCTGCGTAAGTAA
- a CDS encoding TMEM165/GDT1 family protein, translating to MEALFSSTLAVAIAEIGDKTQLLAFILATRFHKPLVICLGILAATLLNHAAAAYFGAWLGEWLNGDLGRYLLAGSFLAMAAWMLIPDKVEAEESPLYRFGPFVATFILFFLAEIGDKTQIATVLLAAKYDAMWMVITGTTIGMLLANVPVVLAGKLSADKLPMAWIHRGSAALFAAFGLVTLFSV from the coding sequence ATGGAAGCTCTGTTCTCCTCCACCCTGGCGGTGGCGATCGCCGAAATTGGCGACAAAACCCAGCTGCTGGCCTTTATCCTGGCCACCCGGTTCCATAAACCGCTGGTGATCTGCCTGGGCATTCTTGCCGCCACCCTGCTGAATCACGCCGCCGCGGCCTACTTTGGCGCCTGGCTGGGCGAGTGGCTTAATGGCGATCTCGGCCGTTACCTGCTGGCCGGTTCGTTCCTGGCCATGGCCGCCTGGATGCTGATCCCCGATAAAGTGGAAGCCGAGGAGAGTCCGCTCTACCGCTTTGGCCCCTTTGTAGCCACCTTCATCCTGTTCTTCCTGGCCGAGATCGGCGACAAAACCCAGATCGCCACGGTCTTGCTGGCCGCCAAGTACGATGCCATGTGGATGGTGATCACCGGTACCACCATCGGCATGCTGCTGGCCAATGTGCCGGTGGTACTGGCGGGTAAGCTGTCCGCAGACAAGCTGCCGATGGCCTGGATCCATCGCGGCAGTGCCGCACTGTTCGCGGCCTTTGGTCTGGTGACCCTGTTCAGCGTGTAA
- the rpiA gene encoding ribose-5-phosphate isomerase RpiA, translated as MSQDALKKAAALAALDYVERDSIVGVGTGSTVNHFIDALGTIRDQIRGAVSSSEASTERLKALGIEVFDMNSVSDLSIYVDGADEIDHQMAMIKGGGAALTREKIVASVAQKFICIADESKLVNTLGEFPLPVEVIPMARSAVARAIVKLGGDPVYREGCITDNGCQILDVHSWRITEPKKLEAELNNLVGVVTNGLFAMRGADVLLLGTAEGVKTITA; from the coding sequence ATGTCTCAAGACGCTCTGAAAAAAGCCGCGGCCCTGGCTGCGCTGGACTACGTAGAACGCGACAGCATTGTCGGTGTTGGCACCGGCAGTACCGTAAACCACTTTATCGACGCCCTGGGCACCATCCGCGACCAGATCCGCGGTGCCGTTTCCAGCTCTGAAGCCTCTACCGAGCGCCTCAAAGCGCTGGGCATCGAGGTGTTCGACATGAACAGCGTCAGCGACCTGTCCATCTACGTGGATGGCGCGGATGAGATCGATCACCAGATGGCGATGATCAAAGGGGGCGGCGCCGCCCTGACCCGCGAAAAGATCGTGGCCTCGGTGGCGCAGAAGTTCATCTGCATCGCCGACGAGAGCAAGCTGGTTAATACCCTGGGTGAGTTCCCGCTGCCGGTGGAAGTGATCCCGATGGCCCGCTCTGCGGTGGCCCGCGCCATCGTTAAGCTGGGGGGTGACCCGGTGTACCGTGAAGGCTGCATCACCGACAACGGTTGCCAGATCCTGGACGTGCACAGCTGGCGCATCACCGAGCCGAAGAAACTGGAAGCGGAGCTGAACAACCTGGTGGGTGTGGTCACCAACGGTCTGTTCGCCATGCGCGGCGCCGATGTGCTGCTGCTGGGCACCGCCGAAGGGGTCAAAACCATCACCGCTTAA
- a CDS encoding AbgT family transporter, producing MTQTSSSTEPSPSGVLGFIERIGKAIPDPVIIFMSLLALSFVLTAFIGGLTFETPGTDGGAVVHTIKDMTDAEHVRWMFDNALLKNWLGFGGGVLGVILIVMLGVGVAEHSGLLTAVIKKLGTRLSDRFLAPAVVFLGIMSSIATDAGYLVLVPLAGLLYAGLGKNPLIGMAAAFAGVSAGFSANLIPATPVDVIIGLNAQVFAESQGVPFETADGRTLTPATMHYYFIFVSTFALAGLGAWVTQRFVAPRLEKMDYQLPEGMDLSDFSVTPAESRGLKAAFWGLLVALGLVAALALGPLAPYVDESGRTVTPYLNNVILLIALVFTVVGVAFGTATGQFRSLKDVVQAMVKQMNTMGYILVLTFFCYNFLGLLGYSGLGTYVTYLGASFLEALGLQEFPILLIIGFIFTTALINLFVGGLTSKWMLLGPIFVPMLYQVNPQMTPDLVAAAYRVADSSTNIITPMMSYAGVILAFMRKYKPDLSFGDMIAMMVPYSVVFLIAWTGLLVGFFALGIPLGF from the coding sequence ATGACCCAAACCTCCTCCTCTACGGAACCTTCACCGTCAGGTGTTCTCGGCTTTATCGAACGGATTGGTAAAGCCATTCCCGACCCCGTCATCATCTTTATGAGCCTGCTGGCACTGAGCTTTGTGCTGACCGCTTTTATTGGCGGGCTCACCTTTGAAACCCCGGGCACCGATGGGGGGGCGGTGGTGCACACCATCAAGGACATGACCGACGCTGAGCATGTGCGCTGGATGTTCGACAATGCCCTGCTGAAAAACTGGCTGGGCTTTGGTGGCGGCGTACTGGGGGTGATCCTGATTGTGATGCTGGGGGTTGGGGTGGCTGAGCATTCCGGCCTGCTGACCGCGGTGATCAAGAAACTCGGCACCCGTTTGAGTGATCGTTTCCTGGCCCCGGCGGTGGTGTTCCTCGGCATCATGAGCTCCATCGCCACCGACGCCGGCTATCTGGTGCTGGTGCCGCTGGCGGGCCTGCTTTACGCCGGTTTGGGCAAGAACCCGTTGATCGGTATGGCGGCCGCGTTCGCCGGGGTGTCGGCGGGGTTCAGTGCCAACCTGATCCCCGCCACGCCGGTGGATGTGATCATCGGCCTGAACGCCCAGGTGTTTGCCGAATCCCAGGGGGTGCCATTTGAGACTGCCGATGGGCGCACCCTGACCCCGGCCACCATGCACTACTACTTTATCTTCGTCTCCACCTTTGCCCTGGCGGGCCTGGGGGCGTGGGTGACCCAACGCTTTGTGGCGCCGCGGCTGGAAAAGATGGATTACCAGCTGCCGGAGGGGATGGACCTGTCCGATTTCTCCGTGACCCCGGCCGAATCCCGTGGCCTGAAGGCCGCCTTCTGGGGCCTGCTGGTGGCGCTGGGACTGGTGGCGGCACTGGCGCTGGGTCCGTTGGCGCCCTACGTCGACGAGAGTGGCCGTACCGTCACCCCCTACCTCAATAACGTCATCCTGCTGATTGCACTGGTGTTTACCGTGGTTGGTGTGGCCTTTGGCACCGCCACCGGCCAGTTCCGGTCGCTTAAGGATGTGGTGCAGGCGATGGTGAAGCAGATGAACACCATGGGCTACATCCTGGTGCTGACCTTCTTCTGCTACAACTTCCTCGGTTTGCTGGGTTACTCCGGGCTGGGCACCTACGTCACCTACCTCGGGGCCAGTTTCCTCGAAGCGCTGGGGCTGCAGGAGTTTCCGATCCTGCTGATCATCGGCTTTATCTTCACCACCGCTCTGATCAACCTGTTTGTGGGCGGCCTGACCTCCAAGTGGATGCTGCTGGGGCCGATCTTTGTGCCGATGCTGTATCAGGTGAATCCGCAGATGACGCCGGATCTGGTGGCGGCGGCTTACCGGGTGGCGGATTCCTCCACCAACATCATCACCCCGATGATGAGCTACGCCGGGGTGATTCTGGCCTTTATGCGCAAGTACAAGCCGGACCTCAGCTTTGGCGACATGATCGCCATGATGGTGCCTTACTCCGTGGTGTTCCTGATCGCCTGGACTGGCCTGCTGGTGGGCTTCTTCGCCTTGGGCATCCCGCTCGGGTTCTGA